In Longimicrobium sp., one DNA window encodes the following:
- a CDS encoding HPP family protein produces the protein MEQESLRPGERITRTIRQRLHLRGELMLAALPTATVLLVLFLVETLSEQRLLFASLASSAFLIYMDPEHGTNRVRTLVISQLGAAVLGLAAFMMLGPGYTGAALSMVATILVMILSDAVHPPAVSTALSFSLRAGDESNIALFAIAVAITAGLVVMQRAAVWMLARYSARH, from the coding sequence ATGGAACAGGAGAGCCTGCGGCCGGGCGAGCGGATCACGCGCACCATCCGCCAGAGGCTGCACCTGCGGGGCGAGCTGATGCTGGCCGCCCTGCCGACCGCCACGGTGCTGCTGGTGCTGTTCCTGGTGGAGACGCTCAGCGAGCAGCGCCTGCTGTTCGCGTCGCTGGCGTCGAGCGCGTTCCTGATCTACATGGACCCGGAGCACGGGACCAACCGCGTGCGGACGCTGGTGATCTCGCAGCTGGGCGCGGCCGTGCTGGGGCTGGCGGCGTTCATGATGCTGGGCCCCGGGTACACCGGCGCCGCCCTGTCGATGGTCGCCACCATTCTGGTGATGATCCTGTCCGATGCGGTCCATCCGCCGGCCGTTTCCACCGCGCTGAGCTTTTCGCTCCGCGCGGGCGACGAGAGCAACATCGCGCTCTTCGCCATCGCCGTGGCCATCACGGCCGGGCTGGTGGTGATGCAGCGCGCCGCCGTGTGGATGCTGGCGCGCTACTCGGCCCGGCATTGA
- a CDS encoding ABC transporter permease/M1 family aminopeptidase: MTTLLHLTAYELRDHLRRVSTWVYFAVFFGLGFVFMAAAAGVWAGFDLGSPVSIANSPSRIANLTSIFSVLAVPVTAALAGHAAHRDFQAGIHPLFFTTPVRKSAYLGARYLGAVIANLLVLLGIPLGAATAASLPFADPDRIASYGAGAYALPFALIVVPNVLATSALFLVMGALSRKFVAVQVGGLALLLGWSISRLFVNGLDFDWFTQLSDPFGLAPLNWAMRYWTVAESNGMPLPLTDALLLNRVLWMVVGGAILAYGIAQFRFAQFASETGGRLPPEPPQALSLAARLTLPQPHRSFGFAARAAQLGGVAHASFLRMVRGVWFWILAGMCVALGLVMGGQRGTIYGVEPHPVTYMMLEMVSGSFMLFIIVIVAVYAGELVWEEREARTAQIHDSMPVPNWVPFAGKALALTGMVAVLLFASMLTGMLIQAASGYFRMEPGLYLRELFGIRLPEFVLWIVFAMTVQSLANHKYVGHLIVILYFVLTPYLYSTSLSHNLFHYSASPETFYSDMNGYGHTLRPWAWYTAFWGGVAVLMAIASNLLWVRGQEQGGGWRMKMARARAKRPVLAAAALAFALVLGTGGFIVHNTTVLNEWETEEDAERIQALYEKQYKKFEALPQPRITDVRLEVDIHPASRDLAIRGVYRLVNRAGRPIDQVHVDIVNTITVDRLELGVPAQPIIRDKEKGYHAFRLARPLAPGDSTELRFTLRFVTRGFADEPSFHPVVQNGTFFDNQWLPGIGYNPEGELQDEGARERHGLAERPRVPAIGDPRALMRNDLSRDADWIRFAATVSTSADQVAIAPGRLVREWRRGGRRFFRYEMEGPMLNFYSFLSARFTVRRDRWKGVDIEVFHHPGHEYNVARMIRSVKASLDYFTREFGPYQHRQVRIVEFPRYGDFAQSFAGTIPYSEGIGFIADVDAGDIDYPYFVTAHEVAHQWWGHQAVGAHVQGSAMLTETLAEYSALMVMEKEYGREQIGRFLRYELDGYLKGRGMERRAEMPVALVEYQQYIHYNKGALAMYALRDYVGEQAVNGALRAFLAESRHRPAGPYPTSRDLLRHLHAATPDSLDGLVEDLFETVTLWDLSASRAEGTQLPDGRYQVDFTVSARKMRAGGLGREEDVRIDDWIEVGVFGADEDEPIYLKKFRFTGAARTFRIVTDEWPRRAGIDPLHKLIDRELEDNVMGITRGRGSPAPTRRPARRDSAGPKAVEGAR, translated from the coding sequence GTGACGACCCTGCTTCACCTGACGGCGTACGAGCTGCGCGACCACCTGCGGCGTGTCAGCACCTGGGTGTACTTCGCCGTCTTCTTCGGACTGGGCTTCGTGTTCATGGCCGCGGCGGCGGGGGTGTGGGCGGGGTTCGACCTGGGCTCGCCCGTGAGCATCGCCAACTCGCCCAGCCGCATTGCCAACCTCACGTCCATCTTTTCCGTGCTGGCGGTGCCCGTGACGGCGGCGCTGGCCGGGCACGCCGCGCACCGCGACTTCCAGGCGGGCATCCACCCGCTCTTCTTCACCACCCCCGTCCGCAAATCGGCGTACCTGGGCGCCCGCTACCTGGGCGCGGTGATCGCCAATCTGCTGGTGCTGCTGGGCATTCCCCTGGGCGCGGCGACCGCCGCCTCGCTGCCCTTCGCCGACCCGGACCGCATCGCCTCGTACGGCGCCGGGGCGTACGCACTCCCTTTCGCGCTGATCGTCGTTCCCAACGTGCTGGCCACGTCGGCGCTGTTCCTGGTGATGGGCGCGCTCAGCCGCAAGTTCGTGGCGGTGCAGGTGGGCGGGCTGGCGCTGCTGCTGGGGTGGAGCATCTCGCGCCTGTTCGTGAACGGGCTGGACTTCGACTGGTTCACCCAGCTTTCCGACCCGTTTGGCCTGGCGCCGCTGAACTGGGCCATGCGCTACTGGACGGTGGCGGAATCCAACGGCATGCCCCTGCCCCTGACCGACGCGCTGCTGCTGAACCGGGTGCTGTGGATGGTCGTGGGCGGAGCGATCCTGGCCTACGGCATCGCACAGTTCCGCTTCGCCCAGTTCGCCAGCGAGACGGGCGGACGGCTGCCCCCCGAGCCGCCGCAGGCCCTGTCGCTGGCGGCGCGGCTGACGCTTCCGCAGCCCCATCGCTCCTTCGGGTTCGCGGCGCGGGCCGCGCAGCTGGGCGGGGTGGCCCATGCGTCGTTCCTGCGCATGGTGCGCGGTGTCTGGTTCTGGATCCTGGCCGGGATGTGCGTGGCGCTGGGGCTGGTGATGGGCGGCCAGCGCGGCACCATCTACGGCGTGGAGCCGCACCCCGTTACGTACATGATGCTGGAGATGGTCAGCGGCTCGTTCATGCTGTTCATCATCGTGATCGTGGCCGTGTACGCGGGCGAGCTGGTGTGGGAAGAGCGCGAGGCGCGGACGGCGCAGATCCACGACTCCATGCCCGTGCCCAACTGGGTGCCCTTCGCGGGAAAGGCACTGGCGCTGACGGGAATGGTGGCCGTCCTCCTCTTCGCCAGCATGCTGACGGGAATGCTGATCCAGGCTGCGTCCGGCTACTTCCGGATGGAGCCGGGGCTGTACCTGCGCGAACTGTTCGGGATTCGGCTGCCGGAGTTCGTGCTGTGGATCGTGTTCGCCATGACGGTGCAGTCGCTGGCGAACCACAAGTACGTGGGGCACCTGATCGTCATCCTGTACTTCGTGCTGACGCCGTACCTGTACTCCACCAGCCTTTCGCACAACCTGTTTCACTACTCGGCGTCGCCGGAGACGTTCTACTCGGACATGAACGGCTACGGCCACACGCTACGGCCGTGGGCGTGGTACACCGCGTTCTGGGGCGGCGTGGCCGTGCTGATGGCCATCGCCAGCAACCTGCTCTGGGTGCGAGGGCAGGAGCAGGGCGGGGGATGGCGGATGAAGATGGCCCGCGCCCGCGCCAAGCGCCCCGTGCTGGCGGCGGCGGCGCTGGCGTTCGCCCTGGTGCTGGGGACGGGCGGCTTCATCGTCCACAACACCACCGTGCTGAACGAGTGGGAGACCGAGGAAGACGCGGAGCGCATCCAGGCGCTGTACGAAAAGCAGTATAAGAAGTTCGAGGCGCTTCCCCAGCCGCGCATCACCGACGTGCGGCTGGAGGTGGACATCCATCCGGCGTCGCGCGACCTGGCCATCCGTGGCGTGTACCGGCTGGTGAACCGCGCCGGGCGCCCCATCGACCAGGTGCACGTCGACATCGTCAACACCATCACGGTCGACCGGCTGGAGCTGGGCGTCCCCGCGCAGCCCATCATCCGCGACAAGGAGAAGGGGTACCACGCCTTTCGCCTGGCGCGCCCCCTGGCGCCGGGCGACTCGACGGAGCTGCGCTTCACCCTGCGGTTCGTGACACGCGGCTTTGCGGACGAGCCCTCGTTCCATCCCGTGGTGCAGAACGGCACCTTCTTCGACAACCAGTGGCTCCCCGGCATCGGCTACAACCCCGAGGGCGAGCTGCAGGACGAGGGCGCGCGTGAGCGGCACGGCTTGGCCGAGCGCCCCCGCGTGCCGGCGATCGGCGATCCGCGCGCGCTGATGCGGAACGACCTGTCGCGCGACGCCGACTGGATCCGCTTCGCCGCGACCGTCTCTACCTCGGCCGACCAGGTGGCGATCGCGCCGGGGCGGCTGGTGCGCGAGTGGCGGCGGGGTGGGCGGCGGTTCTTCCGCTACGAGATGGAAGGGCCGATGCTGAACTTCTACTCGTTCCTGTCGGCGCGCTTCACGGTGCGGCGCGACCGGTGGAAGGGCGTAGACATCGAGGTGTTCCACCATCCCGGGCACGAGTACAACGTGGCGCGGATGATCCGCTCGGTGAAGGCGTCGCTGGACTACTTCACCCGCGAGTTCGGCCCGTACCAGCACCGGCAGGTGAGGATCGTGGAGTTTCCGCGCTACGGCGACTTCGCGCAGTCGTTCGCGGGCACCATTCCGTACAGCGAGGGCATCGGCTTCATCGCCGACGTGGACGCGGGCGACATCGACTACCCGTACTTCGTCACGGCGCACGAGGTGGCGCACCAGTGGTGGGGGCACCAGGCGGTGGGCGCGCACGTGCAGGGCTCGGCCATGCTCACCGAAACGCTGGCCGAGTACAGCGCGCTGATGGTGATGGAAAAGGAGTACGGGCGCGAGCAGATCGGGCGGTTCCTGCGCTACGAGCTGGACGGCTACCTCAAGGGCCGCGGCATGGAGCGGCGGGCGGAGATGCCGGTGGCGCTGGTGGAGTACCAGCAGTACATCCACTACAACAAGGGCGCGCTGGCCATGTACGCGCTGCGCGACTACGTGGGCGAGCAGGCGGTGAACGGCGCCCTGCGCGCCTTTCTGGCCGAGTCGCGCCATCGCCCCGCCGGGCCATATCCCACCTCGCGCGACCTGCTGCGGCACCTGCACGCCGCTACGCCCGACTCGCTGGACGGGCTGGTGGAAGACCTGTTCGAGACGGTGACGCTGTGGGACCTGTCGGCGTCGCGGGCGGAAGGCACGCAGCTGCCGGACGGCCGCTACCAGGTGGATTTCACCGTCTCCGCGCGAAAGATGAGGGCCGGCGGGCTGGGACGGGAGGAGGACGTGCGGATCGACGACTGGATCGAGGTGGGGGTCTTCGGCGCGGACGAGGACGAGCCCATCTACCTGAAAAAGTTCCGGTTCACCGGCGCCGCGCGCACCTTCCGCATCGTAACGGACGAGTGGCCGCGGCGGGCGGGGATCGATCCGCTGCACAAGCTGATCGACCGCGAGCTGGAGGACAACGTCATGGGCATCACCCGCGGGCGGGGCTCGCCCGCGCCCACCCGGCGGCCGGCGCGGCGCGATTCCGCCGGGCCGAAGGCGGTGGAAGGCGCGCGCTGA
- a CDS encoding ABC transporter ATP-binding protein — MDLTIERLSKTYPNGVHALRDVSLTVPRGMFGLLGPNGAGKSTLMRILATLQEADSGQARLGELDVLGDKEGVRRTLGYLPQEFGLYPRATAEELLGHFALLKGVTRAAERRDVVKSLLEQTNLWDARGRRLGGFSGGMRQRFGIAVALIGNPRLIIVDEPTAGLDPAERVRFLNLLSELGEQAVVILSTHIVEDVSDLCQRMAVIQSGRILLEAEPMEAVRAIRGRVWSREVPRDELAAFEQAHPVISTTLVGGRTVVHVFADAPPDETFRPVEPDLKDVYFTLMRGLSLARPAPVEVASAEPSVVTSEVAAEVPADVAVSPSVREDGDSDGAPRDAGAA, encoded by the coding sequence GTGGACCTGACGATCGAACGTCTTTCCAAGACGTACCCCAACGGCGTGCACGCCCTGCGCGACGTTTCGCTCACCGTGCCGCGCGGCATGTTCGGGCTGCTGGGCCCCAACGGCGCCGGCAAGAGCACGCTGATGCGCATTCTGGCCACGCTGCAGGAGGCGGATTCCGGCCAGGCACGGCTTGGTGAGCTGGACGTGCTGGGCGACAAGGAGGGGGTGCGGCGCACCCTCGGATACCTGCCGCAGGAGTTCGGCCTGTATCCCCGCGCCACGGCCGAGGAACTGCTGGGCCACTTCGCTCTGCTGAAGGGCGTCACCCGCGCGGCCGAGCGGCGCGACGTGGTGAAGTCTCTCCTCGAGCAAACCAACCTGTGGGACGCGCGCGGCCGCCGCCTGGGCGGGTTCTCGGGCGGCATGCGCCAGCGCTTCGGCATCGCCGTCGCGCTGATCGGCAACCCGCGGCTGATCATCGTCGACGAGCCCACCGCCGGGCTGGACCCCGCCGAGCGCGTCCGCTTCCTGAACCTGCTGAGCGAGCTTGGTGAGCAGGCCGTCGTCATCCTGTCCACGCACATCGTGGAGGACGTGAGCGACCTGTGCCAGCGGATGGCCGTCATCCAGTCCGGCCGCATCCTGCTGGAGGCGGAACCCATGGAGGCCGTCCGCGCCATCCGTGGGCGGGTGTGGAGCCGCGAGGTGCCCCGCGACGAGCTGGCCGCGTTCGAGCAGGCGCATCCCGTCATCTCCACCACGCTGGTAGGGGGACGTACCGTGGTGCACGTGTTCGCGGACGCCCCGCCCGACGAGACGTTCCGCCCCGTGGAACCCGACCTGAAGGACGTCTACTTCACGTTGATGCGCGGGCTGAGCCTGGCCCGGCCGGCGCCCGTCGAGGTGGCGTCGGCGGAGCCGTCCGTGGTGACGTCGGAGGTGGCGGCTGAAGTGCCGGCCGACGTGGCGGTCTCACCATCGGTCCGCGAGGACGGTGATTCGGACGGGGCGCCTCGCGACGCGGGGGCGGCGTGA